From a region of the Thermococcus sp. 21S7 genome:
- a CDS encoding ATP phosphoribosyltransferase regulatory subunit: MRNGLLAESEKLSEIGKYLRRTFELWGYREIFLPAIEEYSENLRKGTKFAYNNEFYVIKPDITSQILENTKEPPEKLKVYYISEVLDGGIRGQWQAGVEYIGGDVTKMAAEVLLAVITALEAVGIEEFYIDIGSLKVWERATEDVKEFRGEIYRALVRRNFEIIERLQIGKEKKEELWKLFNFWGKESGYGKLDRIVEAVNDERLFIDFGTVRPLPYYRDILFEVYSPELGKPLGGGGEYTFKGKPAFGFAFDMGALSKLFKKKGDRNRKKLSGEPKEVFAEAKRLVRMGIPVEVE; encoded by the coding sequence GTGGGGCTACCGCGAGATTTTCCTCCCCGCCATCGAGGAGTACAGCGAGAATCTGAGGAAAGGAACAAAATTCGCGTACAACAACGAATTCTACGTTATAAAACCCGACATAACGTCGCAGATACTTGAGAACACCAAGGAACCTCCCGAGAAGCTCAAGGTCTACTACATCAGCGAAGTGCTTGACGGCGGCATAAGGGGGCAGTGGCAGGCCGGGGTGGAGTACATAGGCGGGGACGTCACGAAGATGGCCGCCGAGGTTCTTCTCGCGGTCATAACTGCCCTCGAAGCCGTGGGAATAGAGGAGTTCTACATAGACATCGGAAGCCTGAAGGTCTGGGAGAGGGCCACCGAGGACGTGAAGGAGTTCCGGGGGGAAATCTACAGGGCACTTGTGAGAAGGAATTTCGAGATAATAGAGCGTCTCCAGATAGGCAAAGAGAAAAAGGAGGAGCTGTGGAAGCTTTTCAACTTTTGGGGAAAGGAGAGCGGCTACGGGAAGCTCGACAGAATAGTTGAGGCAGTTAACGACGAGAGGCTCTTCATCGACTTCGGCACGGTCAGGCCGCTCCCCTACTACCGCGACATACTCTTCGAGGTCTACTCGCCCGAACTGGGAAAGCCGCTCGGCGGGGGCGGGGAGTATACGTTCAAAGGGAAACCGGCGTTTGGCTTTGCCTTCGATATGGGGGCGCTCTCGAAGCTCTTTAAGAAAAAGGGGGACAGGAACCGGAAAAAGCTGAGCGGAGAACCCAAGGAAGTCTTTGCAGAAGCCAAGAGGCTCGTGAGGATGGGCATTCCGGTGGAGGTGGAGTGA
- the hisD gene encoding histidinol dehydrogenase, with translation MDFDLESYVAGMLKDIRERGIEAVREYSKKFDGYEGPFRVTEEEFEEAVESIPEKDREIILRTIERLWEYHERQMERERLFLKNGSLYGLIYRPIRRIGIYVPGGKPLPSTLMMVGVPAKIAGVREIAVAIPPKDGKVNPYVLYVARLLGIDEVYKLGGVQAIGAMAYGIGMKKVDKIFGPGNRFVNEAKRQVFGAVGIDSLAGPSEIAVIADGTAEKDYVLADLLSQLEHGKDSRAWLLTTSKELAEYCSREGIEVVLCESLEECAEKANEIAPEHLEIITARPMELVDLIENAGAIYLGPYTPVPAADYFLGVNHVLPTGGAAKFSGVLTVRDFLKPISIAQVSREEFLAERELGLRLAEIEGMAFHRRSMEVRK, from the coding sequence ATGGATTTTGACCTTGAGAGCTACGTCGCCGGAATGCTGAAGGACATCCGCGAGAGGGGTATCGAAGCCGTCAGGGAGTACTCGAAGAAGTTCGACGGCTATGAAGGGCCTTTCCGCGTAACCGAAGAGGAATTCGAGGAGGCCGTGGAAAGCATACCAGAAAAAGACCGTGAGATAATCCTCCGCACAATAGAGCGTCTGTGGGAGTACCACGAGAGGCAGATGGAGAGGGAGAGACTGTTCCTCAAGAACGGCTCCCTATACGGCCTGATATACCGTCCGATAAGGAGGATAGGAATCTACGTCCCCGGCGGGAAGCCGCTGCCATCGACGCTGATGATGGTGGGGGTGCCGGCAAAGATAGCGGGCGTCAGGGAGATAGCGGTGGCAATTCCGCCGAAAGACGGTAAGGTGAACCCCTACGTGCTCTACGTGGCCAGGCTTCTCGGTATCGATGAGGTCTACAAGCTGGGCGGCGTTCAGGCCATAGGGGCGATGGCCTACGGCATCGGCATGAAGAAGGTGGACAAGATATTCGGGCCCGGAAACAGGTTCGTCAACGAGGCCAAGAGGCAGGTCTTTGGAGCTGTTGGAATAGACAGCCTCGCCGGGCCGTCGGAGATAGCGGTGATAGCGGACGGGACGGCGGAGAAAGACTACGTCCTGGCCGACCTCCTCAGTCAGCTTGAGCACGGGAAGGACAGCAGGGCGTGGCTCCTGACCACTTCAAAAGAACTTGCCGAATACTGCTCGCGCGAGGGGATAGAGGTCGTACTCTGCGAGAGCCTTGAGGAGTGCGCCGAGAAGGCCAACGAGATAGCACCGGAGCACCTTGAGATAATCACCGCCCGGCCCATGGAGCTCGTTGACCTGATCGAGAACGCCGGTGCAATCTATCTCGGCCCATACACGCCCGTTCCGGCAGCGGACTACTTCCTCGGCGTCAACCACGTCCTGCCGACCGGAGGAGCGGCGAAGTTCAGCGGTGTCCTGACGGTTAGGGACTTCCTCAAGCCGATAAGCATCGCCCAGGTGAGCAGGGAGGAGTTCCTCGCCGAGAGGGAGCTTGGACTGAGGCTGGCGGAGATAGAGGGGATGGCCTTCCACAGGAGGAGCATGGAGGTG
- the hisG gene encoding ATP phosphoribosyltransferase, translating into MRFVLPKGRLLQGSLEVLRKAGIELRVPAERRLIERVGNYEVLLARAFDVPVYVEYGIDVGISGSDVVEERGSDVLIPLELPFGKCRLSLAMPAERVVEPEEMDGYRIATKYPRITRRFFEGLNVEVEVLKLHGSIELAPKIGIADAIVDIVETGNTLRANGLAEVEKIMDVSALLFVNRIAQKTKFEEINELVFAIKEVIRNGF; encoded by the coding sequence ATAAGGTTCGTCCTCCCCAAGGGAAGGCTCCTTCAGGGTTCTCTGGAAGTCCTCAGAAAGGCCGGGATCGAGCTGAGGGTTCCGGCTGAGAGGAGGCTCATCGAGAGGGTCGGCAACTACGAGGTTCTCCTTGCGAGAGCTTTTGACGTTCCGGTTTACGTTGAGTACGGAATCGATGTCGGCATCTCCGGGAGCGATGTCGTGGAGGAGCGCGGAAGCGACGTCCTCATACCCCTTGAGCTCCCATTCGGAAAGTGTCGGCTGAGCCTGGCCATGCCGGCGGAAAGGGTCGTTGAGCCCGAGGAGATGGACGGTTACAGGATAGCCACCAAGTACCCCAGGATAACGAGGCGCTTCTTTGAGGGCCTTAACGTGGAGGTGGAGGTCCTGAAGCTCCACGGGAGCATTGAGCTGGCGCCGAAGATAGGAATAGCCGACGCGATAGTGGACATCGTCGAGACCGGAAACACGCTCCGCGCCAACGGGCTCGCAGAGGTGGAGAAGATAATGGACGTTTCCGCCCTGCTCTTCGTGAACAGGATAGCCCAGAAAACAAAGTTTGAGGAGATAAACGAGCTTGTCTTCGCAATAAAGGAGGTGATTAGGAATGGATTTTGA